A genomic region of Leptotrichia hofstadii contains the following coding sequences:
- the smpB gene encoding SsrA-binding protein SmpB, protein MPVLARNKKAFHDYFIEDKLEAGIELVGTEVKSVKAGKVSIKESFIRIIRDEVFVMNMHITPYEFGNINNVAESRVRKLLLNRREIKKWSEKIKEQGYTIVPISVYTKQRLVKMEIGLAKGKKIHDKRESLKRKDIDRDMKKIQKNFGR, encoded by the coding sequence ATGCCAGTATTAGCTAGAAATAAAAAGGCTTTTCACGATTATTTCATAGAAGACAAGCTGGAAGCAGGAATTGAACTTGTAGGAACGGAAGTAAAATCAGTAAAAGCTGGAAAAGTCAGCATAAAAGAAAGTTTTATAAGAATTATACGGGATGAAGTTTTTGTAATGAACATGCATATTACACCTTATGAATTTGGAAATATTAATAATGTGGCAGAATCCCGTGTGAGAAAATTGCTTTTGAATAGACGTGAAATAAAGAAATGGAGTGAGAAAATCAAAGAACAAGGCTACACTATTGTTCCAATTTCAGTTTATACAAAGCAAAGGCTTGTAAAAATGGAAATAGGGCTTGCAAAAGGTAAAAAGATACACGATAAAAGGGAATCGCTGAAAAGGAAAGATATTGACAGGGATATGAAGAAAATTCAAAAGAATTTTGGAAGATAG
- a CDS encoding L-lactate permease, with protein sequence MEFLVGLIPIILFLILLAVLKKSALFSTYASLTVAIILNFVMSSWRIPVQGIIASLFEGFAVAWMPIGFVIIAAIFAYDLSVKNGKIEIIKTMLGNITSDRRAQALILAWGFGGFIEGIAGYGTAVAIPAAIMISLGFSPMTAAMICLIANSTPTAFGTVGLPVTTMISNFGLNPQQTALFTSLLLLILTCIIPFILVVFANKEMDGGKNPAFGKGILPVIIASIIGYMVQPLIAMATGAELPTIISSLLAMILMIIATKMFVKAEEGFETVAVSTKDAILAWLPYILMVVLIVGTSPVVKVINEPLHEHTISTIDFSFGHWATWFRDAKSAKEAGVAFKWILAPAAPLFAATVIAGFIQKVKVKDMVEVLGHTIYHKLDKMLVIMGIVALSVVMKHSGMTASIADGLKTLTGSGFPFIAPFLGTIGTFVTGSDLSSNLLFGGIQVGVAKGLSQNPALQSLLIAANTAGATGGKMISPQNIAIVTSVSAALNGKDGELLGKTIKYSVLYGLVLGILTFVGAGMIH encoded by the coding sequence ATGGAATTTTTAGTAGGTTTAATACCAATAATTTTATTTTTAATTTTGTTAGCAGTTTTAAAAAAATCTGCGTTATTTAGTACTTATGCGAGCTTGACTGTAGCGATTATTTTGAACTTTGTCATGTCAAGTTGGCGAATTCCGGTTCAAGGAATTATTGCTTCACTTTTTGAAGGGTTTGCAGTGGCTTGGATGCCAATTGGATTTGTAATAATAGCGGCTATTTTTGCTTATGACTTATCAGTAAAAAATGGTAAAATTGAAATCATCAAAACGATGTTGGGAAACATTACATCAGACAGACGTGCCCAAGCTTTAATACTTGCCTGGGGATTTGGTGGATTTATAGAAGGTATTGCAGGATATGGGACAGCGGTTGCAATTCCAGCGGCAATTATGATTTCTTTAGGATTTTCTCCTATGACAGCGGCAATGATTTGCTTAATTGCAAATTCGACACCGACAGCATTTGGAACAGTAGGACTTCCAGTTACAACAATGATTTCAAACTTTGGATTAAATCCTCAACAGACAGCATTATTTACATCATTGCTATTGTTAATATTAACTTGTATTATTCCTTTTATTTTAGTAGTTTTTGCAAATAAAGAAATGGATGGCGGAAAAAATCCAGCTTTTGGAAAAGGAATTTTGCCAGTAATTATCGCATCAATTATTGGGTATATGGTACAGCCATTAATAGCTATGGCAACTGGAGCTGAACTTCCTACAATTATTTCAAGTTTATTAGCAATGATTTTAATGATTATTGCAACAAAAATGTTTGTTAAGGCGGAAGAAGGATTTGAAACTGTGGCTGTTTCTACTAAAGATGCAATTTTAGCTTGGCTTCCGTATATTTTAATGGTAGTTTTAATCGTAGGGACAAGTCCGGTTGTTAAAGTTATAAATGAGCCTTTGCATGAACATACAATTTCAACAATTGATTTTTCATTTGGGCATTGGGCAACTTGGTTTAGAGATGCAAAAAGCGCAAAAGAAGCTGGAGTTGCGTTTAAATGGATTTTGGCACCAGCCGCACCTTTATTTGCAGCAACAGTTATCGCAGGATTTATTCAAAAAGTAAAAGTAAAAGACATGGTTGAAGTACTAGGTCATACAATTTATCATAAATTAGATAAGATGTTAGTAATCATGGGAATTGTAGCACTTTCAGTAGTTATGAAGCACAGCGGAATGACAGCAAGCATTGCTGACGGTCTTAAAACATTGACTGGATCAGGATTCCCATTCATTGCACCATTCTTAGGTACAATTGGAACATTTGTTACAGGAAGTGATTTGTCATCTAACTTGTTATTTGGTGGAATTCAAGTAGGAGTAGCGAAGGGATTATCACAAAATCCAGCACTGCAGTCATTGTTAATTGCGGCTAATACCGCTGGAGCTACAGGTGGTAAAATGATTTCACCACAAAATATCGCAATTGTAACATCAGTTTCTGCAGCATTAAATGGAAAAGACGGAGAACTTTTAGGAAAAACTATTAAATATTCTGTACTGTATGGACTTGTGCTAGGTATTTTGACATTTGTTGGAGCAGGAATGATACATTAG
- a CDS encoding acyltransferase family protein — protein sequence MKKERIQSLDILRTIALVLICVYHWFSYKGTYIGVVIFFALSGYLVTSGLLSRDFSIFTVINKRLRKVYPSLLVVILASTVALYFVNNGLEMKYKYSALFSVLGLNNIYQIFSKMSYFDNFGIILPLTHIWALSFLIQMYVFFPILIQGLKKLKLKNNTIGIIFLGLGTISALMMAYIFYITSKSSEGADFSRIYYGTDTRAFAFFIPAGIACFYANREIKKDIEKKIIFTLGILGLALLAFFCFGIDYRSAYNYYGLMFLSSILIGFTIVLFSKPELRKLSLSKYPKIFNPFIRLGQHQYQYYLWQYPVMIFAREYFKWTKLSNTQQFFMQIIVLVAISELSYLLFEKKSIKYISYPLLISIFAVLICSPVYENKDLEEMKAAQAAASVEEPKPVQPATPSANAQTSNLTMDELLKAINTPSKGIEEESKIQDEILQKYPNDEREILFIGDSVLDMTKVDLKKKYPNAIIETKVGRQFYELPNMLKNYAQNGKLRKIIVIALGTNGTIYEKDMKSVLETLKGHELYFINTVMPDPWQDSVNAEIKKASAENPNIKVIDWYSYSKGKQEYFYKDGTHPKPHAAKRYINLLYSVLSKDILNSNTNK from the coding sequence ATGAAAAAGGAAAGAATACAGAGCCTTGACATATTAAGGACAATTGCACTTGTTCTTATCTGCGTTTATCACTGGTTTTCCTATAAGGGAACTTACATTGGCGTTGTTATATTTTTTGCATTAAGCGGATATTTAGTTACGAGCGGACTGCTTTCAAGAGATTTTTCAATATTTACAGTAATTAATAAAAGGTTGAGAAAAGTCTATCCAAGTCTTCTGGTCGTAATTTTAGCTTCAACTGTTGCATTATATTTCGTAAACAATGGACTTGAAATGAAATATAAGTACAGCGCTTTATTTTCAGTCCTTGGACTGAATAACATCTACCAGATTTTTTCAAAAATGTCGTATTTTGATAACTTTGGAATCATCTTGCCATTAACACACATCTGGGCATTATCTTTCCTGATACAGATGTATGTATTTTTCCCCATTCTGATACAAGGATTAAAAAAACTTAAATTAAAAAATAACACAATTGGTATCATATTTTTAGGGCTGGGAACAATTTCAGCTTTGATGATGGCTTATATATTTTATATAACTTCAAAATCTTCAGAAGGAGCTGATTTTTCAAGAATATATTACGGAACTGATACAAGAGCTTTCGCTTTCTTTATTCCCGCGGGGATAGCATGTTTTTATGCAAATAGGGAAATTAAAAAAGATATTGAGAAAAAAATTATATTTACTCTCGGTATTCTAGGATTAGCCTTATTAGCTTTCTTCTGCTTCGGAATAGACTACAGAAGCGCCTACAATTATTACGGATTAATGTTCTTGTCAAGCATTTTAATCGGATTTACAATTGTTTTATTTTCAAAACCTGAATTAAGAAAGCTCAGCCTTTCAAAATATCCAAAGATATTTAATCCTTTTATAAGATTAGGGCAGCATCAGTACCAGTACTATCTTTGGCAATACCCAGTTATGATATTTGCACGTGAATATTTTAAATGGACAAAACTTTCAAATACACAGCAGTTTTTTATGCAAATTATTGTTTTAGTCGCTATTTCAGAATTAAGTTACCTTTTATTTGAGAAAAAAAGCATAAAATATATAAGTTATCCTCTTTTGATTTCTATTTTTGCTGTTTTAATATGCTCTCCAGTTTACGAAAATAAAGATCTGGAAGAAATGAAGGCGGCACAGGCGGCAGCGTCCGTAGAAGAACCTAAACCTGTTCAACCTGCAACGCCATCAGCAAATGCACAAACTAGCAATCTGACAATGGATGAGCTCCTAAAGGCAATAAATACTCCATCAAAAGGTATTGAAGAAGAATCAAAAATTCAAGATGAAATTTTGCAAAAATATCCTAATGATGAACGGGAAATATTATTTATCGGAGATTCTGTATTAGATATGACAAAAGTTGACCTAAAGAAAAAATATCCTAATGCGATTATCGAAACAAAAGTTGGACGTCAATTTTATGAATTGCCAAATATGCTGAAAAATTACGCTCAAAATGGAAAATTAAGAAAAATAATTGTAATTGCACTTGGAACAAATGGTACAATTTACGAAAAAGATATGAAATCTGTTTTGGAAACATTGAAAGGGCATGAACTTTACTTTATAAACACGGTTATGCCTGATCCATGGCAAGACAGCGTTAATGCAGAAATCAAGAAGGCAAGCGCCGAGAATCCAAATATAAAAGTAATTGACTGGTATTCATACTCAAAAGGTAAACAGGAATATTTCTACAAAGATGGAACACATCCAAAACCTCATGCGGCGAAAAGATACATTAACCTGCTTTACTCTGTATTAAGCAAAGATATTTTAAATTCAAATACAAATAAATAA
- the rnr gene encoding ribonuclease R, translating to MGNKKKKEKHKNKNIENNEKNFHKGKKFNNKKENQKTQKIELKEERELKYLRQVLAEYEFTFQEILQLLEWSQKKRKMYKQLLNAWEESGDIYLKRNGKYTLPEKEGFVKGEISISSGNFGFLDINGEASVFIPGSYLNTAMNGDTVLVRILKESSDGKKREGEVYKVVKRNRDVIVGVFEHNLSFGFVRPRNSPKDIYIPKKLIKGAKTGDLVAVKVDFWGDEERKPEGEIVSVLGSPKDTEALISSLLLNEGIEEKFPNEVLQELDKIDEDFSEELKNRKDLRHLDIITIDGSDAKDLDDAVYVEKTEDGYKLFVSIADVSYYVRENSEIDTEALKRGNSIYLVDRVIPMLPRKLSNNLCSLNPNEDKLTFTVEMDLDKKGKVVRNDFYKSVIKSKYRMTYENVNTILEKNEESEEYRNLYDKYRKIDEMLKNMLELSKIIRNNKKRRGSIDFELPEIKVVLDENKAVKDIVLRSRGEAERIIEDFMVIANETVAEKLFWEEIPAIYRVHEDPDKAKVQALNETLIKFGYSLKGLEEMHPGKFQNIIERTTGLPEGYLIHKLILRAMQRARYANKNLGHFGLASKYYLHFTSPIRRYSDLIVHRMLGRSIEKFMNEKEKAKYGANFEAIASSISRTERIADKLEEDSVKIKLIEYMQDKIGQVYIARLSGMNKNKIFMELENHIEVVYNVTTARDNFIYDEENFKIIDKRNNESYTMGSTMKVSVVSASYTKMEIEVIPYVEERAKIEEAEEE from the coding sequence ATGGGAAATAAAAAAAAGAAAGAAAAACATAAAAATAAAAATATTGAAAATAATGAGAAAAATTTTCATAAGGGAAAAAAATTTAATAATAAAAAAGAAAATCAGAAAACTCAAAAGATTGAACTTAAGGAAGAGCGTGAATTAAAATATTTGCGGCAAGTACTGGCAGAGTATGAGTTTACTTTTCAGGAAATATTGCAGCTGCTGGAATGGAGCCAGAAAAAGCGGAAAATGTATAAGCAGCTTTTGAATGCGTGGGAAGAAAGTGGCGATATTTATTTGAAAAGGAATGGAAAATATACTTTACCTGAGAAGGAAGGGTTTGTGAAAGGGGAAATTTCTATTTCCAGTGGAAATTTTGGATTTCTTGATATTAATGGAGAGGCTAGCGTCTTTATTCCTGGATCTTATTTGAATACAGCTATGAATGGAGATACAGTTTTAGTACGTATTTTGAAGGAAAGTTCAGATGGAAAGAAGCGTGAAGGGGAAGTTTACAAAGTTGTGAAAAGAAATCGGGATGTTATTGTCGGTGTTTTTGAGCATAATTTAAGTTTTGGCTTTGTGCGTCCAAGAAATTCTCCAAAGGATATTTATATTCCAAAAAAATTGATAAAAGGTGCAAAAACTGGAGATTTAGTGGCTGTAAAGGTGGATTTCTGGGGAGATGAGGAAAGAAAGCCAGAAGGAGAGATTGTAAGCGTTCTGGGAAGTCCTAAGGATACAGAGGCACTAATTTCATCATTGCTTTTGAATGAAGGAATTGAGGAGAAATTTCCAAATGAAGTCTTGCAGGAACTGGACAAAATTGATGAGGATTTTTCGGAAGAACTAAAAAATCGAAAAGATTTGAGACATCTTGACATTATTACAATTGATGGCTCTGATGCGAAGGATTTAGATGATGCAGTTTATGTGGAAAAAACAGAAGATGGGTATAAACTTTTTGTAAGCATTGCCGATGTTTCTTACTATGTACGAGAAAATAGCGAGATTGATACAGAAGCATTGAAGCGTGGAAACTCAATTTATCTTGTAGACAGGGTAATTCCTATGTTGCCAAGAAAATTGTCAAATAATTTATGTTCGCTTAATCCGAATGAGGATAAGCTAACTTTTACTGTAGAAATGGATTTGGATAAAAAAGGTAAAGTTGTAAGAAATGATTTTTACAAATCGGTTATAAAATCTAAATACAGAATGACTTACGAAAATGTGAATACAATTTTGGAAAAAAATGAAGAATCTGAAGAATATCGAAATCTATATGATAAATATAGAAAAATTGATGAAATGCTTAAAAATATGCTGGAATTATCTAAAATCATCAGAAACAACAAAAAGAGACGCGGGAGCATTGATTTTGAATTACCTGAGATAAAGGTAGTCTTAGATGAGAATAAAGCCGTAAAGGACATCGTATTGCGTTCTAGAGGGGAAGCTGAAAGAATTATTGAAGACTTTATGGTTATTGCAAATGAAACTGTGGCGGAAAAACTTTTCTGGGAAGAAATTCCAGCAATTTACAGAGTCCACGAAGATCCTGACAAGGCGAAAGTTCAGGCATTGAATGAAACACTGATAAAATTTGGATATTCCCTAAAAGGATTGGAAGAAATGCATCCTGGCAAATTCCAGAACATAATAGAAAGAACGACAGGACTGCCAGAAGGGTATTTGATTCACAAACTGATTTTACGGGCAATGCAGCGTGCAAGATATGCCAACAAAAATCTGGGACATTTTGGTCTTGCTTCTAAATATTATTTGCACTTTACATCACCGATACGTCGTTATTCTGACTTAATTGTTCATAGAATGCTTGGACGTTCGATTGAAAAATTTATGAACGAAAAAGAAAAGGCTAAATATGGAGCTAATTTTGAAGCAATTGCCTCAAGTATTTCGAGAACTGAAAGAATAGCGGATAAACTGGAAGAAGACAGTGTAAAAATCAAGTTGATTGAGTATATGCAAGATAAAATTGGGCAAGTTTATATTGCTAGACTTAGCGGGATGAATAAAAATAAGATATTTATGGAACTGGAAAATCACATAGAAGTAGTTTACAATGTTACAACAGCACGTGATAATTTTATTTATGATGAAGAAAACTTTAAAATCATAGATAAAAGAAATAATGAGTCCTATACTATGGGAAGCACAATGAAAGTAAGTGTTGTAAGTGCAAGTTATACAAAAATGGAAATTGAGGTCATACCTTATGTGGAAGAAAGAGCAAAAATCGAGGAGGCTGAAGAGGAATAA
- a CDS encoding Tex family protein, with translation MDIVASVAKELNFKVPQVENTIKLFDEGATVPFIARYRKEVTGNLDEEQIRDVIEKITYYRNLEKRKEEVIRLIEEQGKLTEELHKSIVNAMKLQEVEDLYLPYKKKKKTKADIAKDQGLEPLSEFALAKGTTMEQLEKEAKKYVTEEVADVKAAIEGVHLIIAQDISENIKIREFLRDKIAKFGILTSKVIEKNKENDEKGVYQDYYEYSEQIGRSASNRILALNRGEKEKILRVDIDIDEKTEEVITNFILNTFENKNLTEFFKEIIKDSLDRLAYPSIKNEVRNIYTEKAEEEAINIFSENLEKLLLQPPLSKKTLMGLDPGYRTGCKMVIINKDGFYETNDVLFLVDGVHNERQLAAAKKKILDYIAKYDVDIIAIGNGTASRETEAFVADVIKDSKKKVSYLIANEAGASIYSASKLAIEEFPDLDVTARGAISIARRIQDPMAELVKIDPKSIGVGMYQHDVNQKKLNETLEQTIEHVVNNVGVNINTASWALLSFVSGIKKNVAKNLVDYRHENGDFKDRKQLKKVKGLGDKAFEQMAGFVVVPDSENPLDNTIIHPESYHIAEIILKEAGCKVEDLKNDLDAVRQKLQKIDLEKIIKENDFGRETAKDVYEALLKDRRDPRDEFEKPLLRSDILNMDDLTEGMVLEGTVRNVAKFGAFVDIGLKNDALIHISEIAEKFVSDATKELSVGQIIKVKILSLDKERGRVGLTRKGL, from the coding sequence TTGGATATTGTAGCTAGTGTGGCAAAGGAACTAAATTTTAAAGTGCCACAAGTGGAAAATACGATAAAACTTTTTGATGAAGGTGCGACTGTACCGTTTATTGCTAGGTATCGGAAGGAAGTTACAGGAAATCTGGATGAGGAGCAGATTAGGGATGTAATTGAGAAAATTACGTATTACAGAAATTTGGAAAAGAGGAAAGAGGAAGTTATAAGGCTGATTGAGGAGCAGGGAAAATTAACTGAGGAATTGCATAAAAGTATTGTAAATGCGATGAAACTGCAGGAAGTGGAAGATCTGTACCTGCCTTATAAGAAAAAGAAAAAAACAAAGGCGGATATTGCAAAAGATCAAGGGTTGGAGCCTCTTTCAGAATTTGCACTGGCAAAAGGAACTACGATGGAGCAGCTGGAAAAAGAAGCCAAGAAGTATGTTACGGAAGAAGTGGCGGATGTTAAGGCTGCAATTGAAGGAGTTCACTTGATTATCGCTCAGGATATTTCGGAAAATATTAAAATCAGGGAGTTCTTAAGGGATAAAATTGCAAAATTTGGGATTTTAACTTCTAAAGTTATTGAGAAAAATAAGGAAAATGATGAAAAAGGTGTTTATCAGGATTATTATGAATATTCGGAGCAGATTGGTAGAAGTGCTTCAAATAGGATTCTTGCGTTAAATCGTGGAGAAAAGGAAAAAATATTGAGAGTCGACATTGATATTGACGAAAAAACAGAAGAAGTTATAACAAACTTTATTCTGAATACTTTTGAAAATAAAAATTTGACTGAATTTTTTAAGGAAATTATAAAAGATTCACTGGACAGACTGGCTTATCCATCCATAAAGAATGAAGTGAGAAATATTTATACAGAAAAAGCGGAAGAAGAAGCAATCAACATTTTTTCTGAAAATCTGGAAAAACTATTGTTACAACCGCCTTTATCGAAAAAAACACTTATGGGATTGGATCCAGGATATAGAACAGGCTGCAAGATGGTAATTATTAATAAAGATGGATTTTACGAAACAAATGACGTACTTTTTCTTGTAGATGGAGTACATAACGAAAGACAGCTTGCTGCTGCAAAGAAAAAAATATTGGACTATATAGCAAAATATGACGTGGATATTATTGCAATTGGAAATGGAACAGCTTCGAGGGAAACAGAGGCTTTTGTTGCCGATGTAATAAAGGATTCTAAGAAAAAAGTTTCATATCTGATTGCAAATGAGGCTGGGGCTTCGATTTACTCTGCTTCCAAACTTGCTATTGAGGAATTTCCTGATCTGGATGTTACGGCAAGAGGAGCAATTTCCATTGCGAGAAGGATTCAGGATCCGATGGCAGAACTTGTAAAAATTGATCCAAAATCAATTGGAGTGGGAATGTATCAGCATGATGTAAATCAGAAAAAATTAAATGAAACTTTGGAACAGACAATTGAGCATGTAGTAAATAACGTAGGAGTCAATATAAATACAGCTTCATGGGCATTATTAAGTTTTGTTTCTGGAATTAAGAAAAATGTGGCAAAAAATCTTGTGGACTATAGACACGAAAATGGTGATTTTAAGGACAGAAAACAGCTTAAAAAAGTAAAAGGTCTGGGAGATAAGGCATTTGAGCAGATGGCAGGATTTGTTGTTGTGCCTGACAGTGAAAATCCGCTTGATAACACGATTATCCATCCAGAATCATATCACATTGCAGAAATTATCTTGAAGGAAGCTGGCTGTAAAGTTGAGGATTTGAAGAACGATTTGGATGCTGTAAGACAAAAATTGCAGAAAATAGACTTGGAAAAAATTATTAAGGAAAATGATTTTGGAAGGGAAACAGCGAAGGATGTGTACGAGGCACTGCTAAAAGACAGACGTGATCCCCGTGATGAATTTGAAAAACCGCTTTTACGTTCGGATATTTTGAACATGGATGATTTGACAGAAGGAATGGTTCTGGAAGGGACTGTAAGAAATGTGGCAAAATTTGGGGCATTTGTTGATATAGGGCTAAAAAATGATGCTTTGATTCATATTTCTGAAATAGCAGAAAAATTTGTTTCGGACGCTACAAAGGAACTTTCTGTGGGACAAATTATAAAAGTTAAAATATTGTCACTAGATAAGGAAAGAGGAAGAGTTGGACTTACAAGAAAGGGGCTTTAA
- a CDS encoding SGNH/GDSL hydrolase family protein — MKKFLFILVILVFGSGIIIAKEMFSGKVPEDIVFVGDSIMNSSKQYIGPNFKNPYFDTKISRQFSTLPGIVTKLVEDNKLKTVLVVHLGTNGKFTDKDFDYVMEMANGKDVFFMNTAHKDPWEQEVNRKLKEKVDQYPNAYLIDWYSYAKGKNEYFYKDRTHLNDKGQRYYADFLTNEIKKHYLGENDKAKTPKDNSSNAQEKIIKMDKIIDLRKQ, encoded by the coding sequence ATGAAAAAATTTTTGTTTATTTTAGTAATATTAGTTTTTGGCTCTGGAATCATCATTGCCAAAGAGATGTTTAGTGGAAAAGTGCCTGAAGATATTGTGTTCGTAGGGGATTCTATAATGAACAGCAGTAAGCAGTACATTGGTCCTAATTTTAAAAATCCATATTTTGATACAAAAATATCGCGTCAATTTTCTACACTTCCAGGAATTGTCACAAAATTAGTCGAAGATAACAAGTTAAAGACTGTATTAGTTGTTCATCTTGGAACAAATGGAAAATTTACAGACAAGGACTTTGATTATGTTATGGAAATGGCAAATGGAAAAGATGTATTCTTTATGAATACTGCCCACAAGGATCCATGGGAACAGGAAGTAAATAGAAAGCTTAAGGAAAAAGTAGATCAATATCCAAATGCCTATCTAATAGACTGGTACTCTTACGCAAAAGGTAAAAATGAGTATTTTTACAAGGACAGAACTCATCTGAATGACAAAGGGCAAAGATATTACGCAGACTTTTTAACTAACGAAATTAAAAAACATTATCTTGGAGAAAATGACAAAGCAAAAACTCCAAAAGATAATTCTTCAAATGCACAAGAGAAAATCATAAAAATGGACAAAATAATCGATTTAAGAAAACAATAA